The Xenopus laevis strain J_2021 chromosome 7S, Xenopus_laevis_v10.1, whole genome shotgun sequence genome includes a window with the following:
- the bcl2l12.S gene encoding uncharacterized protein bcl2l12.S isoform X1, whose translation MDAIVNQNCDGISLIKVKEGTKLVLEAFLKRSLSHEQADNVGHVGRTYHDPKKYSHRSNREEVKEASSKKPQKSEKKKSREPARGKDERSQSPVFGGTSAQEENSNWNSLHEEINRVEESKHGFKTNFKKLLRRHSQSKEKAASLKYKEGSIHSKSRESLDKVLDDSSKNGSKRDSLKRPKSPNPLLACTIAGSVDSLVLETQMKTEIPDKDFQGAKKKQSRPFSIKNLWKKKHKDHGSGTDVPHARPSFLPLDPCYKKDDPHSHAQDMGKVGEAELYNLAAKKLDKLVKHQRLKSPTATTAPLLPPSAEINDRKPQLIENNNVAASEVSHSENKEEVIRQLVVLLQEQANVINDTINNDPFLRNTLSRMSYGSFSKLAEVFTSQTEGPTEVAGVRVSPELTKIALTMELTRKVAGINSHAVHQLMGYSMEYMDMFVPWLQKQGGWENIISQDDIAQID comes from the exons ATGGATGCCATAGTCAACCAAAACTGTGATGGGATCAGCCTGATCAAAGTGAAGGAAGGAACCAAACTTGTGCTTGAAGCCTTTTTAAAGAGATCATTGAGCCACGAACAGGCTGATAATGTTGGGCACGTGGGACGCACTTACCACGACCCTAAAAAATACAGCCACAG GTCCAATCGAGAGGAGGTGAAGGAAGCGTCTTCAAAGAAACCCcagaaaagtgagaaaaaaaagtcaagagAACCTGCCAGAGGAAAAGATGAGAGAAGCCAGAGCCCAGTTTTTGGTGGAACCTCGGCTCAGGAGGAAAATAGCAACTGGAATTCTCTTCATGAAGAGATCAACCGGGTGGAAGAGTCCAAGCACGGCTTCAAAACAAACTTCAAGAAGCTCCTGAGAAGACACAGTCAGTCGAAGGAGAAAGCAGCTAGCCTTAAATACAAGGAGGGAAGCATTCACAGCAAATCCAGGGAGTCTCTAGACAAAGTGCTCGATGACTCgagtaaaaatggcagcaaaagAGATTCCTTAAAGCGACCCAAATCCCCCAACCCTTTACTCGCTTGTACTATAGCTGGCTCTGTCGACTCTTTGGTGCTGGAGACCCAGATGAAAACAGAGATTCCAGACAAAGATTTTCAAGGggcaaaaaagaaacaaagccgacccttttccattaaaaatctttggaagaaaaaacataaaGATCATGGTTCAGGGACAGATGTTCCGCATGCGAGACCGAGCTTTCTGCCGCTGGACCCTTGCTACAAAAAAGATGACCCACATTCTCATGCTCAGGATATGG GGAAAGTTGGCGAGGCTGAACTTTACAATTTAGCTGCTAAGAAGTTGGACAAACTAGTGAAGCACCAGAGACTGAAGAGCCCAACAGCAACCACTGCACCTCTTCTCCCACCAAGTGCTGAAATAAATGATCGGAAGCCACAGTTAATTG AGAACAACAATGTTGCAGCAAGCGAAGTCTCACATAGTGAAAATAAAGAGGAGGTGATTCGCCAGTTGGTAGTGCTGCTTCAGGAGCAGGCGAATGTTATCAACGATACG ATTAACAATGATCCCTTTCTGAGGAACACACTCAGCAGGATGTCGTATGGCAGCTTTTCCAAGTTAGCAGAGGTTTTTACCAGCCAGACTGAGGGACCGACTGAAGTAGCTGGAGTCCGTGTGAGCCCTGAACTGACCAAGATTGCCCTCACTATGGAGTTAACCAGGAAGGTTGCCGGAATCAACAGCCATGCTGTACACCAGCTGATGGGCTATAGTATGGAATACATGGATATGTTTGTACCGTGGCTGCAGAAGCAGGGGGGCTGG GAGAACATTATTTCTCAAGATGATATTGCTCAGATCGATTAA
- the bcl2l12.S gene encoding uncharacterized protein bcl2l12.S isoform X2 — protein sequence MDAIVNQNCDGISLIKVKEGTKLVLEAFLKRSLSHEQADNVGHVGRTYHDPKKYSHRSNREEVKEASSKKPQKSEKKKSREPARGKDERSQSPVFGGTSAQEENSNWNSLHEEINRVEESKHGFKTNFKKLLRRHSQSKEKAASLKYKEGSIHSKSRESLDKVLDDSSKNGSKRDSLKRPKSPNPLLACTIAGSVDSLVLETQMKTEIPDKDFQGAKKKQSRPFSIKNLWKKKHKDHGSGTDVPHARPSFLPLDPCYKKDDPHSHAQDMGKVGEAELYNLAAKKLDKLVKHQRLKSPTATTAPLLPPSAEINDRKPQLIENNNVAASEVSHSENKEEVIRQLVVLLQEQANVINDTINNDPFLRNTLSRMSYGSFSKLAEVFTSQTEGPTEVAGVRVSPELTAGTVQENIISQDDIAQID from the exons ATGGATGCCATAGTCAACCAAAACTGTGATGGGATCAGCCTGATCAAAGTGAAGGAAGGAACCAAACTTGTGCTTGAAGCCTTTTTAAAGAGATCATTGAGCCACGAACAGGCTGATAATGTTGGGCACGTGGGACGCACTTACCACGACCCTAAAAAATACAGCCACAG GTCCAATCGAGAGGAGGTGAAGGAAGCGTCTTCAAAGAAACCCcagaaaagtgagaaaaaaaagtcaagagAACCTGCCAGAGGAAAAGATGAGAGAAGCCAGAGCCCAGTTTTTGGTGGAACCTCGGCTCAGGAGGAAAATAGCAACTGGAATTCTCTTCATGAAGAGATCAACCGGGTGGAAGAGTCCAAGCACGGCTTCAAAACAAACTTCAAGAAGCTCCTGAGAAGACACAGTCAGTCGAAGGAGAAAGCAGCTAGCCTTAAATACAAGGAGGGAAGCATTCACAGCAAATCCAGGGAGTCTCTAGACAAAGTGCTCGATGACTCgagtaaaaatggcagcaaaagAGATTCCTTAAAGCGACCCAAATCCCCCAACCCTTTACTCGCTTGTACTATAGCTGGCTCTGTCGACTCTTTGGTGCTGGAGACCCAGATGAAAACAGAGATTCCAGACAAAGATTTTCAAGGggcaaaaaagaaacaaagccgacccttttccattaaaaatctttggaagaaaaaacataaaGATCATGGTTCAGGGACAGATGTTCCGCATGCGAGACCGAGCTTTCTGCCGCTGGACCCTTGCTACAAAAAAGATGACCCACATTCTCATGCTCAGGATATGG GGAAAGTTGGCGAGGCTGAACTTTACAATTTAGCTGCTAAGAAGTTGGACAAACTAGTGAAGCACCAGAGACTGAAGAGCCCAACAGCAACCACTGCACCTCTTCTCCCACCAAGTGCTGAAATAAATGATCGGAAGCCACAGTTAATTG AGAACAACAATGTTGCAGCAAGCGAAGTCTCACATAGTGAAAATAAAGAGGAGGTGATTCGCCAGTTGGTAGTGCTGCTTCAGGAGCAGGCGAATGTTATCAACGATACG ATTAACAATGATCCCTTTCTGAGGAACACACTCAGCAGGATGTCGTATGGCAGCTTTTCCAAGTTAGCAGAGGTTTTTACCAGCCAGACTGAGGGACCGACTGAAGTAGCTGGAGTCCGTGTGAGCCCTGAACTGA CCGCTGGCactgtacaa GAGAACATTATTTCTCAAGATGATATTGCTCAGATCGATTAA